The following proteins come from a genomic window of Lachnoclostridium phytofermentans ISDg:
- a CDS encoding glucosamine-6-phosphate deaminase yields MVQKHFDKVVVNIYDTREEMGEAAAREASECIKKLLQEKDVINCMFAAAPSQNEFLVALVNDKNIPWHRINAFHMDEYMGLEEGDSRTFRAFLKKAIFDKVPFNQIFLINGEKEPEEECERLEAIMKEHPLDIVFMGIGENGHIAFNDPPVADFKDPKNIKIVELEENCRKQQVNDKCFESLDEVPKNALTVSIPKLMQANHIFCIVPGILKAQAIKGTFLGPINESCPASILRRHDNAHVYVDKDSASKL; encoded by the coding sequence ATGGTTCAAAAGCATTTTGATAAGGTTGTCGTAAATATTTATGATACAAGAGAAGAGATGGGAGAAGCAGCTGCTAGAGAAGCTTCGGAGTGTATAAAAAAGTTATTGCAAGAGAAAGACGTAATCAACTGTATGTTTGCGGCAGCTCCATCTCAGAATGAATTTTTAGTAGCTTTAGTAAATGATAAAAATATTCCGTGGCATCGAATCAATGCTTTCCATATGGATGAATATATGGGCCTAGAAGAAGGGGATTCCCGCACATTTCGAGCATTCTTAAAAAAGGCAATCTTCGATAAGGTTCCTTTCAACCAGATATTTTTAATCAATGGTGAAAAAGAACCGGAAGAAGAATGCGAGAGATTAGAGGCAATAATGAAAGAACATCCTTTGGATATTGTTTTCATGGGAATAGGAGAAAATGGTCATATTGCATTTAATGATCCACCGGTAGCAGATTTTAAAGACCCTAAAAATATTAAGATTGTTGAACTTGAAGAGAATTGTAGAAAGCAACAAGTAAATGATAAATGTTTTGAGAGTCTAGATGAAGTTCCTAAGAATGCGTTAACAGTTTCGATTCCGAAACTTATGCAGGCAAATCACATCTTTTGTATCGTTCCTGGAATCTTAAAAGCACAAGCAATTAAAGGTACTTTTCTAGGGCCAATCAATGAATCTTGCCCAGCTAGCATATTAAGGAGACATGACAACGCACATGTTTATGTAGATAAGGATAGTGCATCGAAGTTATAA
- a CDS encoding DUF3784 domain-containing protein, translating into MFELVFLVLIGLIFSFLGWRIWKKEQITLIHDYHYTKVIEKDKKPYTEKMGKACIVMGIGMILTGAIDFITTTFYGWIFFGVCFIIGLIIMIFAQLKYNGGLF; encoded by the coding sequence ATGTTTGAATTAGTATTTCTGGTACTAATTGGGTTAATTTTTAGTTTTTTGGGGTGGCGTATCTGGAAAAAAGAACAGATAACACTAATCCATGATTATCACTATACTAAAGTGATTGAAAAGGACAAGAAACCATACACAGAAAAAATGGGTAAGGCATGTATTGTTATGGGAATCGGAATGATATTGACAGGTGCAATTGATTTTATAACAACTACGTTTTATGGATGGATATTCTTTGGAGTCTGTTTTATTATCGGTTTAATTATTATGATTTTTGCTCAATTAAAGTATAATGGTGGGTTATTCTAA
- a CDS encoding IS1595-like element ISClph1 family transposase: protein MPDIKDVFTLYTQLSPQEQKKLYSMISYQLPIDNDFEQFVKDERFTSGFVCPHCGCIGHISRNGHIYKTDKDGNKTIDKQRYVCKDCGKSFTVLSNSVASGTRKNLSIWESFTKCMLNGFSVRKSANICGIHRNTAFAWRHKLLDALQQPAEKTRLDGIIEADETFFRVSYKGNHKRSSFKIPREARKRGGLAHKRGLSKEQVCVPCAIDRKGHSYGKIASLGRIATKNLHAVYDGKICSESTLCTDKMNAYVRFAKSKNIQLIQLKSGKEKKGIYNIQRINNYHTKLKKFMDKFNGVATKYLNNYLVWHTWFDLKGHTQLEKADLLLAKAMTSILSFHFRQLSMRPSIPLNI, encoded by the coding sequence ATGCCAGATATTAAAGACGTTTTTACACTGTATACTCAGCTTTCACCACAAGAACAGAAAAAGCTATACTCAATGATTTCATATCAACTACCTATTGATAACGATTTTGAGCAATTTGTCAAAGATGAACGCTTTACGTCTGGATTCGTATGCCCCCATTGCGGTTGTATTGGTCATATTTCAAGAAATGGTCATATTTACAAAACTGATAAAGACGGAAACAAAACCATTGATAAACAACGTTATGTCTGTAAGGACTGTGGAAAATCCTTTACTGTATTATCTAACTCAGTTGCATCTGGAACACGCAAGAATCTTAGTATTTGGGAATCATTCACTAAATGTATGTTGAATGGTTTTTCTGTACGTAAATCTGCGAATATTTGTGGTATTCACCGAAATACAGCTTTTGCATGGAGACATAAACTCCTGGATGCCCTCCAGCAACCTGCTGAAAAAACAAGATTGGATGGTATTATAGAAGCAGATGAAACCTTTTTTCGTGTTTCATATAAAGGCAATCATAAGAGAAGTTCCTTTAAAATACCGAGAGAAGCTCGCAAACGTGGTGGTTTAGCACATAAAAGAGGATTATCAAAAGAGCAGGTCTGTGTCCCATGTGCTATTGACCGAAAAGGTCATTCTTATGGTAAAATAGCATCATTAGGAAGGATAGCAACTAAGAATTTACATGCTGTTTATGATGGAAAAATCTGTTCTGAATCAACTCTTTGTACGGATAAAATGAATGCTTATGTTAGATTTGCTAAAAGTAAAAATATTCAGTTAATTCAGCTAAAATCAGGTAAAGAGAAAAAGGGAATTTACAATATTCAAAGAATCAATAATTATCATACAAAGCTTAAGAAGTTCATGGATAAATTTAATGGTGTGGCTACAAAATACCTTAACAACTATCTTGTATGGCATACTTGGTTTGACTTAAAAGGTCATACACAACTTGAAAAAGCTGATTTGCTCTTAGCTAAAGCAATGACAAGTATTCTTTCTTTTCACTTCAGACAATTGTCAATGCGTCCATCAATACCATTAAATATCTGA
- a CDS encoding CD3324 family protein, whose product MKYINAAEILPDNLLNEIQRYVNGEVLYIPSVKKEIKWGERNGTRQYFESRNRVIKQKFQIGITIEQLAEEFGLAYETVRKIVYRMD is encoded by the coding sequence TTGAAGTACATAAATGCAGCAGAAATATTACCAGATAATCTCTTAAATGAAATCCAAAGATATGTGAATGGAGAAGTTTTGTATATCCCCAGTGTTAAAAAGGAAATAAAATGGGGAGAAAGAAATGGTACAAGACAATACTTTGAGAGTCGAAACCGAGTGATAAAGCAAAAGTTTCAGATTGGTATTACAATCGAACAGCTAGCAGAAGAATTTGGATTAGCATACGAGACGGTGAGAAAAATAGTTTATAGAATGGACTAA
- a CDS encoding GNAT family N-acetyltransferase, which translates to MLRPNVDLDLKVAVVAPNGNFVSYCGMWFDKEAGYAVIEPVATDPQYRKMGLGKAAVLEGIRRVGEKGAKTALVGSSQQFYYSIGLRPYASSTLWRKK; encoded by the coding sequence ATGTTACGTCCTAATGTGGATTTAGATTTAAAGGTAGCAGTTGTAGCACCAAATGGTAATTTTGTTTCTTATTGTGGTATGTGGTTTGATAAAGAGGCAGGATATGCAGTCATCGAACCTGTAGCTACAGATCCCCAATATCGAAAGATGGGGTTAGGCAAGGCAGCGGTTCTAGAAGGAATACGACGTGTTGGAGAAAAAGGTGCAAAAACTGCATTGGTCGGTTCTTCTCAACAATTCTATTATAGTATTGGTTTACGTCCTTATGCTTCGTCTACTTTATGGAGAAAAAAATAG
- a CDS encoding GNAT family N-acetyltransferase, which yields MLSNRKMNLTEFDEMMKLTFELIKSHSDIKDSEQVDWKGQVHDLLPDGLESEGNYFYTFFDETDSIVGYAWCVDKEENLRLIAYIGVKKEYQRKGYGLEIMRTVCDYAKQDGINKMVLGVEKNNLPAYQLYLKEGFNVEGEEDIRYIMMKEL from the coding sequence ATGTTAAGTAACAGAAAGATGAACCTTACTGAATTTGATGAAATGATGAAGTTAACATTTGAATTAATTAAAAGTCATTCAGACATAAAAGATTCAGAACAGGTAGACTGGAAAGGGCAGGTACACGATTTATTACCAGATGGGTTAGAGAGCGAAGGAAATTACTTCTATACCTTTTTTGATGAGACGGATAGTATTGTTGGATATGCTTGGTGTGTGGATAAAGAAGAGAATCTTCGACTAATCGCATACATTGGTGTTAAAAAGGAATATCAACGTAAAGGTTATGGTCTAGAAATCATGAGAACAGTTTGTGACTATGCCAAACAGGATGGAATCAATAAGATGGTATTAGGTGTTGAAAAAAATAACTTACCAGCTTATCAGTTGTATTTGAAAGAAGGATTTAATGTAGAAGGTGAAGAAGATATCCGATATATAATGATGAAGGAATTATAA
- a CDS encoding AraC family transcriptional regulator yields the protein MIETLHGMKEIVNFKINTKLRLYVNDECENYPSHWHIPLEIIMPTKSDYHVACSKTVFCLREGDILIINPGVVHSMEAPPMGERLIFQADVTLLYGMRELETTLSFIAPALLITAEESPSAHVKIRQLLLSIKEEYFAEATLSEASIYSKLIEIFVLIGRNYSPNAHFRNKNSKQREYTERFLFICNYINEHCGENLTLDEISDLSGFSKYHFSRLFKQFTNVSFYRYLNNKRIAYAESLLMNDELTITEVALQCGFSSLSSFIRMFKIVKNCTPTEFKMMYTT from the coding sequence ATGATAGAAACATTACATGGGATGAAAGAGATTGTAAACTTTAAGATCAATACGAAATTGCGACTCTATGTGAATGACGAATGCGAAAACTACCCGAGTCATTGGCATATACCTCTTGAAATTATAATGCCAACGAAAAGCGATTACCATGTAGCCTGTTCAAAAACAGTATTTTGTCTAAGGGAAGGTGACATTCTAATCATAAATCCAGGAGTAGTACACAGCATGGAAGCTCCGCCTATGGGGGAACGCCTTATCTTTCAAGCGGATGTTACACTGCTTTATGGGATGAGGGAATTAGAAACGACTTTATCCTTCATTGCTCCAGCCCTTCTTATAACAGCCGAAGAGTCCCCATCTGCACATGTTAAAATCCGTCAATTATTACTTTCCATCAAAGAAGAATATTTTGCTGAAGCGACTCTTAGTGAGGCTTCCATCTACTCCAAATTAATCGAAATATTTGTTCTAATAGGACGAAATTACTCTCCAAACGCACACTTTCGGAATAAAAATTCAAAACAGCGCGAATATACAGAGAGATTTTTATTTATTTGCAATTACATAAATGAACATTGCGGTGAAAATTTAACTCTTGATGAAATTTCAGATCTTTCTGGATTTAGCAAATACCACTTCAGCCGGTTATTCAAACAATTTACCAATGTATCCTTTTATCGATATCTTAATAATAAAAGAATTGCTTATGCAGAAAGCCTTTTAATGAATGATGAACTTACCATCACCGAAGTTGCATTGCAATGTGGCTTTAGTAGCCTATCTTCTTTTATACGGATGTTTAAGATTGTTAAGAATTGCACTCCTACGGAGTTTAAGATGATGTATACAACATAG
- a CDS encoding ABC transporter substrate-binding protein: MLKRKISALVLVAAMTFSLLAGCGNKSSDTSTNKTDGVVEIKWMFWDDLSATQDLITKGYAQVIERFNEQYAGRYHCTPITTNLEEYDTKLNALVAANNCPDVFICNPGPNLTQYVESGTAADLTDILKKNESKWYESFTEGIFERMTYDGKIYAVPTNFAAALVFYNTEIFGKTGASVPTTFTEWIATCKKIQDAGYTPISCSAGTAWCLSMIAGYLCDRAGGPDNLIGVNTGTLDWTSESFLNAGEKLVELSKYFQKTAAGDSNDQATAGFYNGEAAMLVQGSWAIGQINGNNPEMEPKCGVFSFPAIEGGADPNRMIVKTDNLVMSSKTKNQDACIALMKCFTDETAQKYTAEVGGKIPIIKVDFDKEKAPAQLSYVMDILTKSTGTLGFYNESLASVEAGDTFDNSMVDLFLGSISVNEAFQNVQDFYKEHVWKK; encoded by the coding sequence ATGTTAAAGAGGAAAATATCAGCACTAGTTCTTGTCGCAGCAATGACTTTTAGTTTACTAGCAGGATGTGGGAATAAATCTTCGGATACTTCCACAAACAAAACGGATGGGGTAGTTGAAATTAAGTGGATGTTTTGGGATGACTTATCGGCCACTCAGGACTTAATTACAAAAGGATACGCACAAGTAATTGAACGTTTTAATGAACAATATGCTGGAAGATATCACTGTACACCGATTACTACAAATCTAGAGGAATATGATACGAAATTAAATGCATTAGTTGCTGCCAATAATTGTCCGGATGTATTTATCTGTAATCCAGGACCTAATTTAACGCAGTATGTGGAAAGTGGGACAGCAGCGGATCTAACGGATATTTTAAAGAAAAACGAATCAAAGTGGTATGAATCCTTTACAGAAGGTATTTTCGAGAGAATGACATACGATGGAAAAATTTATGCAGTTCCAACAAACTTTGCAGCAGCTTTAGTTTTTTATAATACAGAGATATTTGGAAAAACAGGGGCTTCTGTTCCAACAACATTTACGGAGTGGATTGCTACCTGCAAAAAGATTCAAGATGCTGGATACACACCAATTTCTTGCTCAGCTGGTACCGCTTGGTGCTTATCGATGATTGCAGGCTATCTTTGTGATAGAGCTGGTGGACCAGATAATTTAATTGGAGTAAATACGGGCACTTTAGATTGGACGAGTGAATCTTTTCTAAATGCTGGTGAAAAGTTAGTTGAATTATCAAAGTATTTTCAAAAAACAGCAGCAGGAGATTCGAATGATCAAGCAACTGCAGGTTTTTATAACGGCGAAGCTGCCATGTTAGTACAGGGATCTTGGGCAATTGGCCAGATTAATGGTAACAATCCTGAGATGGAGCCAAAGTGTGGAGTATTTTCTTTCCCAGCAATCGAAGGTGGGGCTGATCCTAATCGTATGATTGTTAAAACGGATAATCTGGTTATGAGTTCAAAAACGAAAAATCAGGACGCTTGTATAGCTCTTATGAAATGTTTTACAGACGAAACAGCACAGAAGTATACTGCCGAAGTTGGCGGAAAGATTCCAATTATTAAGGTTGATTTCGATAAAGAAAAAGCACCAGCACAGCTTAGTTATGTTATGGATATCTTAACAAAATCGACTGGTACCCTTGGTTTTTATAATGAATCTTTAGCATCTGTAGAGGCAGGGGATACATTCGATAATTCTATGGTTGACCTATTCCTCGGAAGTATTTCGGTAAATGAAGCATTCCAAAATGTTCAGGATTTCTATAAAGAGCATGTATGGAAAAAGTAA
- a CDS encoding carbohydrate ABC transporter permease, whose translation MDKIFRNKLAIILFITPALLLFTAILLIPICQSFYYSLCDWNALTSPKFVAFDNFKRLFLKDKIMRTALKNSLFFMFFSAITQQILGLILAGILTNLKRGRNLFKNIYYLPAVLSSAALGLLWSFLFNPKMGINQILSYFGVEGPLWLMDTKGFIILPMWVIAFVALWQYTGTTMMLYMAQISGISKSLYEASYIDGASKFKSFFTITLPLIKPMVATTLSLNCIGSLKFFDLVYNMTQGGPNHRTDVLATHLYNEGFQYFKYGYANAIGVVLLLMCLIVTVVINRSIKVKNYEM comes from the coding sequence TTGGATAAAATCTTTCGAAATAAGTTAGCTATCATTTTATTTATAACACCTGCATTACTTTTGTTTACAGCAATCCTATTGATCCCAATATGCCAGTCTTTCTATTATTCCCTATGTGATTGGAATGCGTTAACGTCACCTAAATTTGTTGCTTTCGATAATTTTAAGCGACTCTTTTTAAAAGATAAGATTATGAGGACTGCCCTTAAAAATTCTTTATTTTTTATGTTTTTTTCTGCTATTACGCAGCAGATATTGGGACTTATCCTTGCAGGAATATTAACTAATCTTAAGAGAGGTAGAAATCTATTTAAGAATATTTACTATCTACCGGCAGTACTGTCTTCCGCTGCACTTGGGTTGTTATGGTCTTTTCTTTTTAACCCGAAAATGGGTATTAACCAAATTCTATCTTATTTTGGAGTGGAAGGTCCACTTTGGTTAATGGACACGAAAGGGTTTATTATTTTACCAATGTGGGTTATTGCCTTTGTTGCCTTATGGCAGTATACAGGTACAACAATGATGCTTTACATGGCTCAGATTTCTGGAATATCGAAATCACTTTATGAAGCTTCCTACATAGATGGTGCAAGTAAATTTAAAAGTTTCTTTACTATCACCTTACCTTTAATAAAACCAATGGTAGCAACAACACTTTCTCTGAACTGTATTGGTTCCTTGAAGTTCTTTGATTTAGTTTATAATATGACGCAAGGCGGGCCGAATCATAGAACAGACGTCTTAGCAACACATTTATATAATGAGGGCTTTCAATACTTTAAATATGGTTATGCCAATGCGATTGGAGTAGTTCTCTTATTGATGTGTCTCATTGTAACAGTTGTAATTAACCGAAGTATAAAAGTAAAGAATTATGAGATGTAG
- a CDS encoding carbohydrate ABC transporter permease translates to MKRLKFSNIIIYLFLSVFALLYVVPFLWMISVSFKTNAEVFTNPFKLPQVFQWNNYYVAWNSGKLGVATLNSIIVCLITLLASMFIGSMAAFAIARMRWKLARPAMTYFLIGMMIPVHCVLIPLFIQFSKLNLTNHLLGLILPYITFSLPMTIFIMTNFFRGMSSELFEAACIDGCSIYRCFFHIALPLARTGLFVTGLMTFVNNWNELLMAMVFISDVQKKTLPVTLTYFVGPYATNYVQMFAAIVIAIAPSILIYCCFSNQIVDGLTQGAIKG, encoded by the coding sequence ATGAAACGATTAAAATTTAGTAATATCATCATCTATCTATTTCTATCTGTCTTTGCATTATTGTATGTTGTACCATTTTTGTGGATGATTTCAGTATCCTTTAAAACCAATGCAGAGGTTTTTACCAATCCTTTTAAATTACCTCAAGTATTTCAATGGAACAATTATTATGTTGCTTGGAATAGTGGTAAGTTAGGTGTAGCAACATTAAATTCAATTATTGTATGTTTGATAACGTTACTTGCAAGTATGTTCATTGGTTCTATGGCTGCATTTGCAATTGCTAGAATGAGATGGAAATTAGCAAGACCAGCGATGACATATTTCCTTATTGGTATGATGATACCAGTTCATTGCGTTTTAATACCGTTGTTTATCCAGTTCTCAAAATTGAATTTAACAAATCATTTATTAGGATTAATTTTACCGTATATCACATTCTCTTTGCCAATGACAATTTTTATCATGACAAACTTTTTTAGAGGGATGTCATCCGAATTGTTTGAAGCGGCATGTATTGATGGTTGCTCTATCTATCGGTGCTTTTTTCATATTGCATTGCCACTTGCAAGAACTGGATTATTTGTTACTGGATTAATGACGTTTGTGAACAACTGGAATGAACTCTTAATGGCTATGGTATTTATTTCTGACGTACAAAAAAAGACTCTGCCAGTAACCTTAACTTATTTCGTTGGTCCGTATGCAACCAATTATGTTCAGATGTTTGCAGCGATTGTTATTGCAATAGCACCGTCCATTCTAATCTATTGTTGTTTTAGTAATCAAATCGTAGATGGCTTGACACAAGGAGCAATTAAGGGGTAA
- a CDS encoding iron chaperone: MNEIDQYILQYPLELQHKLQEIRNIIKEAAPEATEKISWRMPTFYLNGNLVHFALHKAHIGFYPGAEGVEQFKHKLGDYKYSKGAIQFPLSKPLPKELITEIVKFRVVENNNK; the protein is encoded by the coding sequence ATGAATGAGATTGATCAGTATATTCTTCAGTATCCATTGGAGCTTCAACATAAATTACAAGAGATAAGAAATATTATAAAAGAAGCAGCACCGGAAGCTACAGAGAAGATAAGTTGGAGAATGCCTACCTTTTATTTGAATGGTAACTTAGTACATTTTGCTTTGCATAAAGCGCATATTGGTTTTTATCCTGGGGCAGAAGGGGTGGAACAATTTAAACATAAGCTTGGTGACTATAAATATTCAAAAGGAGCAATACAATTTCCGCTTAGCAAACCGCTTCCAAAAGAGCTGATTACTGAAATTGTAAAGTTTCGAGTGGTAGAAAATAATAACAAATAG
- a CDS encoding FAD-dependent oxidoreductase, translated as MLNTPFDKEITDLMEEELTSQGVHLYLNSAVTEITENNEVKAIVNGSKFIPVDIVVIAIGVRPNTAFLKDTGIEMLPNGAIIIDEYGRTTVRDLYSAGDCATVPHQLLKKPAYIPLATSANKLGRLVGENMSGAMTAYQKTLGTICIKVLDLEAGATGLTEEQAKKLGINYGTAFVNDMNQAGYYPGQESPKERNWVFLS; from the coding sequence ATATTAAATACTCCATTTGATAAAGAGATTACAGACCTAATGGAGGAAGAACTAACATCACAAGGTGTTCACCTATATCTAAATTCTGCAGTAACTGAAATTACAGAAAATAATGAAGTAAAAGCAATTGTGAATGGAAGTAAATTCATTCCTGTAGATATTGTTGTGATTGCGATTGGGGTACGGCCAAATACTGCGTTTTTAAAAGATACTGGAATAGAGATGTTACCAAATGGGGCGATTATTATAGATGAATATGGAAGAACAACGGTAAGAGATCTCTATTCTGCAGGAGATTGTGCAACGGTACCTCATCAGCTATTAAAAAAACCTGCATACATTCCATTAGCAACTAGTGCGAATAAGCTTGGAAGATTAGTTGGAGAAAATATGAGTGGCGCTATGACCGCTTATCAAAAAACTTTAGGAACAATTTGTATTAAGGTATTAGATTTAGAAGCTGGTGCTACAGGACTTACAGAAGAACAAGCCAAAAAACTTGGTATTAATTACGGCACTGCATTTGTTAACGATATGAATCAAGCAGGTTATTATCCAGGGCAGGAAAGCCCAAAAGAAAGGAATTGGGTCTTTTTATCTTAA
- a CDS encoding endonuclease/exonuclease/phosphatase family protein has product MRIGRILKIVSIVLGVIFVVILSYVAYVFLTYHRIDDNQILESYTKGEVKKQEVSLNTEYSILTYNIGFGAYSSDYSFFMDGGKFSRAYNKQAAIDNINGSIKVVKSKDTDFVFIQEVDLKATRSYGVNENEMILDAFQDISSAFAVNYDSPYLMYPILEPHGKSKAGISTISKFRIIDSVRRSLPIDTSVYKLIDLDRCYTISRIKVENGKYLCLYNVHLSAYTKDESIVKNQIKMLSEDMKSDFEEGNYIICGGDFNQDLLGDSPSIFHTPTLEENWAKPFPSLLLPSGITVAYDLLSDELRGKLTPSCRNADSPYIKETSFVTMVDGFLISTNVQLNSIETIDNGFLYSDHNPVIMKFQLMPVK; this is encoded by the coding sequence ATGAGAATAGGAAGAATATTAAAAATAGTGAGCATAGTACTTGGTGTTATTTTCGTTGTGATTTTAAGTTATGTTGCTTATGTATTCCTGACTTATCATAGAATTGATGATAATCAAATATTAGAAAGTTATACAAAAGGCGAGGTTAAAAAGCAGGAAGTGTCTCTTAATACTGAGTATTCAATTTTAACCTATAACATTGGTTTCGGTGCTTATTCTTCTGACTATAGTTTCTTTATGGATGGAGGAAAATTTTCCAGAGCATATAATAAGCAAGCAGCTATCGATAATATCAATGGCAGTATCAAGGTTGTCAAGAGCAAGGATACAGACTTTGTATTCATACAGGAAGTCGATCTTAAGGCTACTAGAAGTTATGGAGTGAATGAGAACGAGATGATTCTTGATGCATTTCAGGATATCTCTTCAGCATTTGCAGTTAACTACGATTCTCCTTATTTAATGTATCCAATATTAGAGCCACATGGGAAGTCAAAAGCAGGGATAAGTACAATATCTAAGTTTCGAATCATAGATTCAGTAAGACGCAGTTTACCGATTGATACTTCAGTTTATAAACTTATTGATTTAGACAGATGCTATACAATATCAAGAATTAAGGTGGAGAACGGAAAATACCTATGTCTTTATAATGTACATCTTTCGGCATATACTAAAGATGAAAGTATTGTAAAAAACCAGATAAAGATGTTAAGCGAGGACATGAAGAGTGATTTTGAGGAGGGTAATTATATTATCTGTGGAGGTGATTTTAACCAAGATCTATTAGGTGATTCTCCATCCATCTTTCACACTCCTACTTTGGAAGAGAATTGGGCAAAGCCATTTCCATCTCTTCTACTTCCATCCGGTATTACAGTTGCATATGATCTATTAAGTGATGAATTGAGAGGGAAGTTAACTCCTTCTTGCCGTAATGCGGATTCTCCATATATCAAAGAAACTTCTTTTGTTACAATGGTAGATGGTTTTTTAATCTCTACTAATGTACAGCTAAATAGTATAGAAACAATTGACAATGGCTTTTTATACTCGGATCATAATCCAGTGATAATGAAGTTTCAGTTGATGCCTGTTAAGTAG